The following are from one region of the Pseudohongiella spirulinae genome:
- a CDS encoding oxidative damage protection protein — MSRMVFCKKYQKELPALPTPPYPGPVGQEIFETVSAQAWQDWQKEQVMLINEKHLSMASADDRKYLQQQMQRFLNNEAYDTASGYVAPDSDT, encoded by the coding sequence ATGAGCAGAATGGTTTTTTGCAAAAAATATCAGAAAGAATTGCCAGCCCTGCCGACGCCGCCCTATCCCGGCCCGGTCGGCCAGGAGATCTTTGAGACCGTATCCGCACAGGCCTGGCAGGACTGGCAGAAAGAGCAGGTCATGCTGATCAACGAGAAACACCTGAGCATGGCATCTGCCGACGACCGCAAGTACCTGCAGCAGCAAATGCAGCGCTTTCTGAACAACGAAGCCTACGACACCGCCAGCGGCTACGTGGCCCCTGATTCAGACACATAA
- the mutY gene encoding A/G-specific adenine glycosylase gives MSSTHKTLDSQAVLTWFDQHGRHDLPWQQGITPYRVWVSEIMLQQTQVTTVIPYFQRFMQHLPDVQSLASAPLDSVLHLWTGLGYYARARNLHKTAVIIAGELSGQFPDTLEKLCELPGIGRSTAGAILSLSMQQRGVILDGNVKRVLCRYYAIDQWSGTSAAQKQLWQLAEAATPDIRNSAYTQAMMDLGATVCTRSRPDCQICPLLRDCLAFKHRLTDRLPVSKPRKTLPVKSVYMLMWRDTDGRVMLQQRQSTGIWGGLWSFPECADDSSLQDWLATRMIEKQQTWPVVRHTFSHYHLDITPVLVDGQPQPDLTDSAGILWYNPDHSDQRIGLAAPVKKLLGQLASEKPM, from the coding sequence GTGAGTTCCACTCATAAGACACTGGACAGCCAGGCCGTGCTGACATGGTTCGATCAGCATGGCCGCCATGACCTGCCCTGGCAACAGGGCATCACACCTTATCGCGTCTGGGTGTCTGAGATCATGCTGCAGCAGACCCAGGTCACGACCGTTATCCCTTACTTCCAGCGTTTTATGCAGCACCTGCCCGATGTGCAGTCACTGGCCAGCGCACCGCTGGACAGCGTGCTGCACCTGTGGACCGGACTGGGTTATTACGCCCGGGCACGCAATCTGCACAAGACTGCCGTCATTATTGCCGGGGAGCTAAGCGGCCAGTTTCCAGACACCCTGGAAAAATTGTGCGAACTACCCGGTATCGGTCGCTCAACCGCCGGCGCCATCCTCTCCTTATCCATGCAGCAGCGTGGCGTCATCCTGGACGGTAACGTGAAACGTGTGCTGTGCCGTTACTACGCCATTGATCAGTGGTCTGGCACCAGCGCCGCCCAAAAACAACTCTGGCAGTTGGCCGAGGCAGCAACACCCGACATACGCAACAGCGCCTATACACAGGCCATGATGGACCTGGGCGCAACCGTGTGCACACGCAGCAGGCCCGACTGCCAGATCTGCCCCCTGCTGCGGGACTGCCTGGCATTTAAACACAGGCTGACCGACAGACTGCCCGTCAGCAAACCGCGCAAGACCCTGCCCGTCAAATCCGTTTATATGCTGATGTGGCGTGATACTGACGGCCGGGTAATGCTGCAGCAACGCCAGTCAACAGGCATCTGGGGAGGCCTGTGGAGCTTTCCAGAATGTGCCGACGACTCATCCTTGCAGGACTGGCTGGCCACCCGGATGATTGAAAAACAGCAAACCTGGCCAGTGGTCAGGCATACCTTCAGCCACTATCATCTGGACATCACGCCAGTGCTGGTAGATGGTCAGCCACAACCCGACCTGACAGATTCTGCCGGCATCCTGTGGTATAACCCCGATCATAGCGACCAGCGCATAGGCCTTGCGGCGCCCGTCAAAAAACTGCTGGGACAACTGGCATCAGAAAAACCCATGTGA
- a CDS encoding DUF4168 domain-containing protein, protein MLKKMTALTALFIMALFSGSLQAQQPPAQQAPTPQAAPQIELTSELKSNFVSAYNDIMQIQMRYAQQLQSVTDEAEANGLQQAAQLEMQEAVEDNDLSIQEYNQIIQMASADPELLEELEAAIEAAS, encoded by the coding sequence ATGTTGAAGAAAATGACTGCACTTACTGCTCTGTTTATCATGGCCCTGTTCAGCGGCTCGCTACAGGCTCAGCAACCCCCTGCCCAGCAAGCCCCCACACCCCAGGCGGCACCGCAGATTGAGCTGACTTCCGAGCTGAAATCAAATTTTGTGTCAGCCTACAACGACATCATGCAAATTCAGATGCGCTACGCGCAGCAGCTGCAATCGGTCACCGACGAAGCTGAAGCCAACGGCCTGCAGCAGGCTGCCCAGCTGGAGATGCAGGAAGCCGTAGAAGACAATGACCTGTCTATCCAGGAGTACAACCAGATCATCCAGATGGCCTCTGCCGATCCGGAGCTGCTGGAAGAGCTGGAAGCCGCGATTGAAGCAGCTTCCTGA
- the hisH gene encoding imidazole glycerol phosphate synthase subunit HisH, producing the protein MNKVAVIDYGMGNLHSVAKAVESLSSQVRVDVTSNAADILAADRIIFPGVGAIRDCMAEIRRLGVDDIVKQALAQRKPLLSICVGMQALMDSSDENGNVPCLGILPGVVTRFGGESVLRDSDGQRLKVPHMGWNRVHQTVGHPLWAGIDNGSRFYFVHSYYVKPATHDQVAGVTEYGHEFAAALYQDSLFAVQFHPEKSQHSGLQLLNNFLNWNGDI; encoded by the coding sequence ATGAACAAAGTCGCCGTCATCGACTACGGAATGGGCAATCTGCATTCTGTTGCCAAAGCTGTGGAAAGCCTCAGTAGCCAGGTCCGTGTCGACGTAACCAGCAACGCGGCCGATATCCTGGCCGCTGATCGCATCATTTTTCCTGGCGTGGGTGCCATCCGTGATTGTATGGCGGAGATTCGCCGTCTGGGTGTGGATGACATCGTTAAACAGGCGTTGGCGCAGCGCAAACCGCTGCTGTCAATCTGTGTGGGCATGCAGGCCCTGATGGACAGCAGTGATGAAAATGGCAATGTGCCTTGCCTGGGGATCCTGCCAGGTGTGGTGACCCGGTTTGGCGGCGAAAGTGTGCTGCGTGACAGTGACGGTCAACGGCTTAAAGTGCCACACATGGGCTGGAATCGTGTGCATCAGACTGTAGGGCATCCGCTGTGGGCAGGCATCGACAACGGCAGCCGTTTCTATTTTGTGCACAGCTACTATGTGAAGCCTGCCACGCACGATCAGGTCGCAGGTGTCACAGAATATGGTCATGAGTTTGCAGCAGCCCTGTATCAGGACTCACTGTTTGCTGTGCAGTTTCACCCGGAGAAAAGTCAGCACAGCGGACTGCAACTGCTGAATAATTTTTTGAATTGGAATGGTGATATTTAA
- a CDS encoding divergent polysaccharide deacetylase family protein — protein MTEKVRLLIALVLLLPWPAHADAPLIGPNPAMLVIIIDDIGNNLEAGMRTVQLPGEVTLAVLPFTPHGKRLAEAGHEAGKEIMLHAPMSNLSGMDLGPDGLTLDLDQETLTSRLRKAIDDIPHVRGINNHTGSELTAASEPMQWVMSELKLQDLYFVDSMTTSASVAGKTAQENAIPNLRRHVFLDNVREPEAIDQAFQQAVSLAQRQGFAVAIGHPYAETLDYLEQALPGLQESGIRLVSVSRLL, from the coding sequence GTGACTGAAAAAGTGCGGCTGTTGATTGCGCTTGTCTTGCTGCTGCCATGGCCTGCTCATGCGGACGCGCCACTGATTGGCCCCAATCCGGCCATGCTGGTGATTATCATTGATGACATCGGTAATAATCTCGAGGCCGGTATGCGCACTGTGCAGCTGCCAGGCGAGGTCACCCTGGCCGTATTGCCTTTTACGCCGCACGGTAAACGCCTGGCCGAGGCAGGCCATGAAGCCGGCAAAGAAATCATGCTGCATGCGCCCATGAGCAACCTGTCAGGCATGGACCTTGGACCGGACGGGCTGACTCTGGACCTGGACCAGGAAACGCTGACTAGCCGACTGCGCAAAGCCATCGATGACATACCGCATGTTCGTGGCATCAACAATCATACCGGCAGCGAACTCACGGCGGCCTCCGAACCCATGCAGTGGGTAATGAGTGAACTGAAATTGCAGGATCTGTATTTTGTCGACAGCATGACCACCAGCGCCAGCGTGGCCGGTAAAACAGCTCAGGAAAATGCCATTCCCAATCTAAGGCGCCATGTCTTCCTTGATAATGTTCGAGAACCTGAAGCGATTGATCAGGCCTTTCAGCAGGCTGTATCGCTGGCTCAGCGACAAGGGTTTGCAGTGGCGATTGGCCACCCTTATGCAGAAACGCTGGACTATCTGGAGCAGGCCCTGCCGGGCTTGCAGGAGAGCGGCATCAGGCTGGTTTCGGTATCCAGGCTGCTTTAG
- the hisB gene encoding imidazoleglycerol-phosphate dehydratase HisB has translation MSSPSSAGRQASVERNTKETQIRASVNLDGTGELKCQTGLPFLDHMLDQIARHGLIDMDIHAVGDLEIDAHHTVEDLGITLGMAFNKALDRKGIRRYGHAYVPLDEALSRVVIDFSGRPGLEFHVPFTRASVGGFDVDLFYEFFQGFVNHALVTLHVDNLRGMNTHHQIETVFKAFGRALRMAMEIDPRSADVVPSTKGCL, from the coding sequence ATGTCATCACCATCTTCTGCCGGCCGCCAGGCCAGCGTAGAGCGCAATACCAAGGAAACCCAGATCCGGGCGTCCGTGAACCTTGATGGAACCGGCGAGCTGAAGTGCCAGACCGGTCTGCCGTTTCTGGACCACATGCTGGATCAGATTGCGCGCCACGGGCTGATTGATATGGATATTCATGCGGTGGGCGATCTGGAAATCGATGCCCACCATACCGTTGAAGATCTGGGCATTACCCTGGGCATGGCCTTTAACAAGGCGCTGGATCGCAAGGGCATCCGTCGTTATGGTCACGCTTACGTGCCACTGGACGAAGCTTTGTCGCGCGTTGTCATCGACTTCTCGGGCCGGCCTGGCCTGGAGTTTCATGTGCCGTTTACCCGCGCCTCGGTCGGTGGCTTTGATGTCGACCTTTTTTACGAGTTCTTCCAGGGGTTTGTGAACCACGCACTGGTTACGCTGCACGTCGATAATCTGCGCGGCATGAATACCCACCACCAGATTGAAACCGTGTTCAAGGCCTTCGGCCGCGCTCTGCGTATGGCCATGGAAATCGACCCGCGCAGCGCGGACGTCGTGCCATCCACCAAAGGCTGCCTCTGA
- a CDS encoding sensor histidine kinase produces the protein MNITKPLQRPFTLRLALLAGVLVPVVLVVALAGSWSLRLLEQQVNQRMQEDIELIAHAIRLPLSHAMERDRSGSINQALNSAFNIDVVYGAYVYDANGEEIARSGRRAARVENELAATLAASGDQLGEFSQAGDEEIFSYFVPLTDTGGRITGLLQLTRRGSDFSDYIAMVRQTAWLALGALCLLLIVLVIAGHHFALGRPVRRMLDGMARIRDSSNHARLSADGPQEIRELSQGINNMLDRIDRSEKLATIGRLAAGVAHELGSPLATLDGKAQQALRDTPADSRTSRLLRQIREQSQRMTVIIRQLLDYGRDNPLHRAKLDLESLLEQASERALAELNPESRKDVTLDINGPSLRIDVDPLRFDQALTNLIANALHACRKRVAISWASTTHQGDSGTQIIIEDDGQGVDPTEQAHLFDPFYTTKPVGQGTGLGLAVARAAIADHGGTLELASSSAEGTCFVIFLPEERPA, from the coding sequence ATGAATATCACCAAGCCGCTGCAGCGGCCTTTTACTTTGCGGCTGGCCTTGCTGGCTGGGGTGCTGGTACCTGTTGTTCTGGTTGTGGCGCTGGCCGGCTCGTGGTCGCTCCGACTGCTGGAGCAGCAGGTCAATCAGCGCATGCAGGAAGATATCGAGCTGATTGCGCATGCTATTCGCTTGCCGCTCAGCCACGCCATGGAGCGCGATCGCAGCGGATCGATCAATCAGGCGCTGAACTCGGCGTTTAACATTGACGTGGTTTACGGCGCCTATGTGTATGATGCCAATGGCGAAGAAATTGCCCGCAGTGGACGCCGGGCGGCGCGCGTGGAAAATGAGCTGGCCGCCACGCTGGCTGCGTCGGGCGATCAGCTTGGCGAGTTCTCGCAGGCTGGCGATGAAGAGATTTTCTCCTATTTCGTGCCACTGACGGATACCGGTGGGCGTATTACTGGCTTGCTGCAGCTCACCCGCCGGGGCAGTGACTTCAGTGATTATATTGCCATGGTCCGACAAACCGCCTGGCTGGCACTTGGCGCCCTTTGTCTGCTGCTGATTGTGCTGGTCATCGCCGGTCACCATTTTGCGCTTGGCAGGCCGGTCAGGCGCATGCTCGATGGCATGGCGCGAATCAGAGACAGCAGCAATCATGCCCGGCTGAGTGCCGATGGCCCGCAGGAAATCAGGGAACTGTCCCAGGGCATCAATAATATGCTGGATCGCATTGATCGCTCTGAAAAACTGGCCACCATTGGCCGCCTGGCTGCGGGTGTCGCCCATGAACTGGGTAGCCCACTGGCCACCTTAGATGGCAAGGCGCAGCAGGCTCTGCGGGATACGCCGGCTGATTCGCGAACATCACGGCTGCTCAGGCAGATACGCGAACAGAGCCAACGCATGACAGTCATCATCCGGCAGTTGCTTGACTACGGAAGAGACAATCCCCTGCACCGCGCCAAACTGGATCTCGAATCGCTGCTGGAGCAGGCCAGCGAGCGTGCTCTTGCCGAGCTCAACCCCGAGTCACGCAAAGACGTTACGCTGGATATCAACGGTCCCTCGCTGCGCATTGATGTTGATCCGCTGCGCTTTGACCAGGCACTGACCAACCTGATCGCCAATGCCCTGCACGCCTGTCGCAAACGGGTAGCGATCAGTTGGGCGAGCACTACCCATCAGGGTGATTCAGGCACTCAGATCATAATAGAAGATGACGGTCAGGGCGTTGACCCGACGGAACAGGCGCACTTGTTTGATCCGTTCTACACCACCAAACCGGTCGGGCAGGGCACCGGATTAGGCCTGGCAGTCGCGCGGGCAGCCATTGCCGATCATGGCGGCACACTGGAACTTGCCAGCAGCTCTGCGGAAGGAACCTGCTTTGTAATATTTCTGCCTGAGGAGCGCCCGGCATGA
- the hisF gene encoding imidazole glycerol phosphate synthase subunit HisF, which produces MALAKRIIPCLDCDKGRVVKGVKFEDIRDAGDPVEISKRYSDAGADEITFLDITASSEGRETTVHTVSDIASQVFIPLTVGGGIRTLQDIRTMLNAGADKVSINTAAVHNPEFVREAAEKFGSQCIVVAVDAKKVSESGEPDRWEIFTHGGRKPTGLEVVSWVKRMVDYGAGEILLTSMDRDGTKIGFDLQLNRAVSDAVDVPIIASGGVGNLQHLVDGVQKGGADAVLAASIFHFGEFSIPQAKQYMADHGIEMRL; this is translated from the coding sequence ATGGCACTGGCAAAACGCATTATTCCCTGCCTGGACTGCGATAAAGGGCGAGTGGTCAAGGGCGTCAAATTCGAAGACATCCGCGATGCCGGAGATCCTGTTGAGATCTCAAAGCGTTACAGCGATGCCGGTGCCGATGAAATTACCTTTCTGGATATTACCGCCTCCAGTGAAGGGCGCGAAACCACCGTGCATACCGTCAGTGATATCGCCAGTCAGGTGTTTATTCCGCTGACAGTCGGTGGTGGCATCCGGACCTTGCAGGATATCCGTACCATGCTGAACGCCGGTGCGGATAAAGTGTCCATCAATACAGCGGCTGTGCACAATCCTGAGTTTGTGCGTGAAGCGGCTGAAAAATTCGGTTCCCAATGTATTGTTGTGGCCGTGGATGCCAAAAAAGTGAGCGAGTCCGGTGAGCCGGATCGTTGGGAAATCTTCACGCATGGTGGTCGCAAACCGACCGGTCTGGAAGTGGTGAGCTGGGTGAAGCGCATGGTTGACTATGGTGCCGGTGAAATCCTGCTGACCAGCATGGATCGTGATGGCACCAAAATCGGTTTTGATCTGCAGTTGAACCGGGCTGTCAGCGATGCGGTTGATGTGCCGATTATCGCCTCCGGTGGAGTGGGCAACCTGCAGCATCTGGTAGACGGTGTGCAGAAAGGCGGTGCCGATGCCGTGCTTGCCGCCAGTATCTTTCACTTTGGAGAGTTTTCAATTCCGCAGGCCAAGCAATACATGGCCGATCACGGCATTGAAATGCGCCTCTAA
- a CDS encoding AsmA family protein: MSKLLKYLVFLVSGLIVFALALVFILFVVIDPNRYRPAIESVVASQSDLQLQIAGDIGWTFRPVFGLSIQDVRLSNGVTPQELASFSNVALRLDPSSLMRGQLDIQEFVADGLHVNWIIDANGQSNWLREAPQNTTNTAQTDIPVDINIRQITVTNTRLDYQDNLQGIFSTVQIPSLISRNTNVNGRPFDVEMSMQVIDQVASRTLDMSLQSSMAFDYQQGTAQLNNLQFTMSPLVISGSASASNFPDNLRWQADLSSNTFNLSYLLENFMRIDEAAMPPPDAQQVTVQSLKLNGDAAGLTLEELLLGLNDSAIELRGDLLYPTDTRKMLIGYELQGGSITIDDWLNQPERQTPVADGADNITAPIDTPLPLEMLADFDLRGNHSLESVTYAGMNLAPVNFSAQLQRGTLNLDARQIGFYEGTIDANLVVDASTQPAQINLNSELQNISAAALTRDKERLGFFTGRFNANTNHSLQGNSVFALRDSISGAAQVQVADSSVDITLVKRVFSAISVLNPQGDMASQWPDVVRFNNVDALLMFNNGIRENQELSVRLDNFDVAGTGGIDLDNGSFDYRLSFTFLGEPAPQSIRINEDYQNIPWPVRCEAAFSDPGLQYCSPDLQQVRDVFARMARDEIERRATDVITEQVDRLRDRVRNLFQD, from the coding sequence ATGTCAAAGCTATTGAAGTACCTCGTTTTTTTAGTTTCCGGCCTGATCGTTTTTGCGCTGGCCCTGGTTTTTATCCTGTTTGTGGTCATCGACCCAAACCGCTACCGCCCCGCCATCGAGTCAGTGGTGGCCAGTCAGTCGGATCTGCAGCTGCAGATTGCCGGTGATATCGGCTGGACGTTCCGCCCCGTATTTGGCCTGAGTATTCAGGACGTTCGCCTGAGCAATGGCGTAACCCCCCAGGAGCTGGCTTCTTTTTCTAACGTAGCCCTGCGGCTGGATCCATCGTCGCTGATGCGTGGACAGCTTGATATCCAGGAATTTGTAGCGGACGGGCTGCATGTCAACTGGATTATCGATGCCAACGGTCAAAGCAACTGGCTGCGAGAAGCACCACAAAACACCACCAACACAGCGCAGACCGACATTCCGGTTGATATCAACATCCGCCAGATCACCGTCACCAATACCCGCTTGGACTATCAGGACAATCTGCAGGGCATTTTCAGCACGGTGCAGATCCCCAGCCTGATCAGCCGGAATACCAACGTCAACGGCCGGCCGTTCGACGTAGAGATGTCAATGCAGGTGATCGATCAGGTGGCCAGTCGCACGCTCGATATGTCCCTGCAAAGCAGCATGGCGTTTGATTACCAGCAGGGTACGGCTCAACTGAATAACCTGCAATTTACCATGAGTCCGCTGGTTATCAGCGGTTCAGCCAGCGCCAGCAACTTCCCGGACAATCTGCGCTGGCAGGCAGACCTGAGCAGCAACACCTTCAACCTGAGCTACCTGCTGGAAAATTTCATGCGCATCGATGAGGCTGCCATGCCGCCACCCGATGCCCAGCAGGTCACTGTGCAGAGCCTTAAACTGAATGGCGATGCAGCCGGACTGACACTGGAGGAACTGCTGCTGGGCCTGAATGATTCCGCCATTGAGCTGCGCGGCGATCTGCTCTACCCCACTGATACCCGCAAGATGCTGATCGGATATGAATTACAGGGTGGCAGCATCACCATCGATGATTGGCTCAACCAGCCGGAGAGGCAAACACCAGTCGCTGACGGGGCGGACAATATCACTGCCCCCATCGACACCCCGCTGCCGCTGGAAATGCTCGCCGACTTTGACCTGCGCGGCAATCATAGTCTGGAGTCAGTGACATACGCCGGCATGAACCTGGCGCCCGTGAATTTCTCTGCGCAGTTGCAAAGAGGCACACTCAATCTGGATGCTCGGCAGATCGGCTTTTACGAAGGCACTATCGATGCCAACCTGGTTGTTGATGCCAGCACCCAGCCTGCTCAAATCAACCTGAATTCCGAGCTGCAGAACATCAGCGCTGCTGCCCTGACGCGCGACAAAGAGCGCCTGGGCTTTTTTACCGGCCGCTTCAATGCCAACACTAACCACAGTCTGCAAGGCAATTCAGTGTTTGCCCTGCGTGACAGTATCAGCGGTGCCGCCCAGGTTCAGGTCGCCGACAGCTCTGTGGACATCACCCTGGTCAAACGCGTGTTCTCCGCCATTTCTGTGCTCAACCCGCAGGGCGATATGGCATCCCAGTGGCCCGACGTAGTACGCTTTAATAACGTTGACGCCCTGCTGATGTTCAACAATGGTATTCGCGAAAACCAGGAGCTCAGTGTTCGGCTGGACAACTTTGATGTTGCCGGTACTGGCGGCATTGATCTGGATAACGGCAGTTTTGATTACCGGCTGAGTTTTACCTTTCTGGGCGAGCCGGCACCTCAAAGCATCCGTATCAACGAAGATTACCAGAACATTCCCTGGCCGGTCCGCTGCGAAGCCGCTTTCAGTGACCCCGGGCTGCAATATTGCAGCCCCGACCTGCAGCAGGTGCGCGATGTATTTGCCCGCATGGCCCGTGACGAAATTGAGCGCCGGGCTACCGATGTCATCACCGAACAGGTGGACCGGCTGCGCGACAGAGTCCGCAATCTGTTTCAGGACTGA
- a CDS encoding sigma-54-dependent transcriptional regulator yields the protein MTALQKDQQDSILVVEDDTALRELLVDELTDAGYRVQSCDTVQSAIKILQQASIRLIISDLRLPGQSGLELLSFIRQRDQAPPGFIMITAFGTVEQAVDALKQGADDFLTKPIKLDHLRISAERVIQHRRLQDELAQYKAIMGDHEFHGMLGRSPVMQSLFNSIRMVARAEGPVLITGESGTGKELVARALHQESARKKSPFVAVNCAGLPPELLESELFGHTANAFTGAGKTRAGLFAEAHNGSLLLDEIGEMPLEMQAKLLRILQDGRIRPVGADQETQLNVRILAATNRNLEEDVRQGSFREDLYFRLQTFTIEVPALRQRGDDLDILIAHFIRRVNLQQKRQIAGISDAALQQMRQYTFPGNVRELSSAIERAVTFCQGEQLRIEDLPEKIRSGGLTARLPETGSELSATTENWPTLAQLELQHIQQTLKKFDGNKRQAAAALGIGRRTLYRKLGEEPGHSES from the coding sequence ATGACAGCCTTGCAAAAAGACCAACAGGACAGCATTCTTGTTGTTGAGGATGATACGGCGCTACGCGAGCTGCTGGTTGATGAATTGACTGATGCGGGTTACCGGGTGCAGTCCTGCGATACGGTTCAGAGCGCTATCAAAATTTTGCAACAGGCATCCATCCGGCTGATCATCAGCGATCTGCGCCTTCCCGGACAATCAGGCCTCGAACTGCTCAGCTTTATTCGCCAAAGAGATCAGGCCCCTCCCGGCTTCATCATGATTACCGCTTTCGGCACCGTCGAACAGGCCGTCGACGCACTTAAACAGGGGGCCGATGACTTCCTCACCAAACCCATCAAGCTGGATCATCTGCGCATCAGTGCCGAGCGGGTGATTCAACACCGCCGCTTGCAGGACGAGCTGGCCCAGTACAAAGCCATCATGGGCGATCATGAGTTTCATGGCATGCTGGGGCGCAGCCCGGTGATGCAATCACTGTTTAACAGTATCCGCATGGTGGCACGGGCCGAGGGTCCGGTGCTGATCACGGGCGAAAGCGGCACCGGCAAAGAGCTGGTGGCCCGCGCCCTGCATCAGGAAAGCGCCCGCAAAAAAAGCCCGTTTGTGGCCGTCAATTGTGCTGGCCTGCCCCCGGAGTTGCTGGAAAGTGAGCTGTTCGGCCATACCGCCAACGCCTTCACTGGCGCCGGCAAAACACGCGCCGGCCTGTTTGCCGAAGCTCACAACGGCAGCCTTTTGCTGGATGAAATTGGCGAAATGCCTCTGGAAATGCAGGCCAAACTACTGCGCATTTTGCAGGACGGACGCATCCGTCCGGTCGGCGCTGACCAGGAGACGCAGTTAAATGTGCGCATCCTGGCGGCCACCAACCGCAACCTGGAAGAAGACGTGCGTCAGGGCAGCTTCCGCGAAGATCTGTATTTTCGTCTGCAAACTTTCACTATTGAGGTCCCGGCACTGCGCCAGCGTGGCGATGACCTGGACATCCTCATTGCGCACTTTATCCGTCGCGTTAACCTGCAGCAGAAGCGCCAAATCGCCGGCATCAGTGACGCCGCGCTGCAGCAGATGCGCCAATATACATTCCCCGGCAATGTCAGAGAGCTGTCCAGTGCCATTGAGCGGGCGGTAACATTCTGCCAGGGCGAACAACTACGCATTGAAGATTTGCCAGAAAAAATTCGCAGCGGCGGTCTGACAGCCAGGCTGCCAGAGACAGGCTCCGAACTCTCTGCAACCACCGAAAACTGGCCAACCCTGGCACAACTGGAGCTTCAACACATTCAGCAGACTCTGAAAAAATTTGACGGCAACAAACGTCAGGCCGCAGCCGCATTGGGCATTGGTCGGCGCACCCTGTACCGAAAACTGGGCGAAGAACCAGGCCATAGTGAGTCATAA
- the hisA gene encoding 1-(5-phosphoribosyl)-5-[(5-phosphoribosylamino)methylideneamino]imidazole-4-carboxamide isomerase, with protein MLVIPAIDLKDGQCVRLRQGRMEDSTVFSDDPVQTATHWKEQGARRLHLVDLNGAFAGEPVNGGIVKEIAAAHPDLPLQIGGGIRDLATIESYLNAGVQYVIIGTQAVKHPPFVAEACKAFPGHIIVGLDAKDGWVATHGWAEVSDVNVVDLAQQFADDGVDSIIYTDIARDGMMQGVNIEATVRLASSSSIPVIASGGVSRMEDIVELLKVADTETGGGIMGAITGRAIYEGALDLAAAQAYCDRY; from the coding sequence ATGCTGGTTATACCCGCAATTGACTTGAAGGATGGGCAGTGTGTCCGCTTACGCCAGGGTCGCATGGAAGACTCAACCGTTTTCTCGGACGACCCGGTGCAGACCGCCACTCACTGGAAAGAGCAAGGCGCACGCCGCCTGCATCTTGTTGATCTGAACGGTGCTTTTGCCGGCGAGCCGGTTAATGGCGGTATCGTCAAGGAAATTGCTGCCGCACACCCGGATCTGCCGCTGCAGATTGGTGGTGGCATCAGGGACCTGGCGACCATCGAGTCTTATCTGAACGCCGGCGTGCAGTACGTCATCATCGGCACTCAGGCCGTCAAGCATCCGCCTTTTGTAGCTGAAGCCTGCAAGGCTTTCCCGGGCCACATTATTGTGGGGCTGGATGCCAAAGATGGCTGGGTGGCGACGCATGGCTGGGCTGAAGTGTCAGATGTTAATGTGGTCGACCTGGCACAGCAATTTGCCGATGATGGCGTGGATTCCATTATCTACACCGATATCGCGCGCGACGGCATGATGCAGGGCGTCAATATTGAGGCGACCGTCCGTCTGGCCAGCTCATCCAGTATCCCGGTTATTGCCTCCGGCGGCGTCAGCCGCATGGAAGATATTGTAGAGCTGCTGAAAGTGGCCGACACAGAAACCGGCGGCGGCATCATGGGTGCCATTACCGGGCGCGCAATTTATGAAGGTGCGCTGGATCTGGCGGCGGCGCAGGCATACTGCGACCGATACTAA